The Candidatus Nezhaarchaeales archaeon genome includes the window GCAACCCTATTCTTTAAGGCCTACCCTAACTCTACGTTCCTCCTAATCGAACCATACGAGGTTAGGTCGAGCTCCCGGTGGAACTGGTTTAACTGGTTTAACTGGGACTACGTAGCCGACCTACCTAAACCGGCTAAGGTGAAGTTGTATGTGGATCACCATCCGACCAATATGGACTCTTCACCCTTTTACGATCCGACGGCTCCTTCAGCCGCTCAATTAGCCATTAAGGCTTTATCGCTTCAAGAGGATATGGAAATGGTTAAACTAGTGGAGTTAGCTAACGAATGCGATACGGCCTCCATTACCTCGCCCGAGGCTTGGGAGTTAAACGATGCGGTTAAAGGCGCTAGGGGGGTTAGAGAAAGGGTTAAACTGGCTAAGTGGCTTTCGAAGGAGGGGTTGAAGGCTTTGGAGCGTCCGGAGGTTAAAGCGTGGATATCGGTTAATAGGGAGAGGCGGAAACGCACCTCCGAGCTAGCCGATAGGATACCGCTTCGAAGCCTAGTTTTCGTTGAGGTGGATGAAGAGGTCGACGCATCGGTAAGGAACCTCACGATAACGCTTGAGAACCGAGGCGTAAACTTCGTCTGCGTCGTTACACCTCATAACGGCCGCTTTAAAGTCCACCTAGGATGTAGGAAGGATAGCGGCTTAGATTGCGCTAAGATA containing:
- a CDS encoding DHH family phosphoesterase; its protein translation is MGLVVLTGIVNVLRLLRVLIAKALSRRVGLAHDGDVDGVVCATLFFKAYPNSTFLLIEPYEVRSSSRWNWFNWFNWDYVADLPKPAKVKLYVDHHPTNMDSSPFYDPTAPSAAQLAIKALSLQEDMEMVKLVELANECDTASITSPEAWELNDAVKGARGVRERVKLAKWLSKEGLKALERPEVKAWISVNRERRKRTSELADRIPLRSLVFVEVDEEVDASVRNLTITLENRGVNFVCVVTPHNGRFKVHLGCRKDSGLDCAKIAAKLGGGGHRYAAASTVNDLNKALSLILQELGLKQTPIYRVSSRGVKEEYVSVEGGGIHV